In Lineus longissimus chromosome 13, tnLinLong1.2, whole genome shotgun sequence, one genomic interval encodes:
- the LOC135498062 gene encoding homeobox protein Hox-A1-like: MNSTGDYTLCNLDTRTYSTNYQHDQVVCGNGYGYQNVNNGLMDTGQIGYTGNHVHNTQNGPTIHDVPGQTLHRLSPVDPSQNHHISSYSQTMIPDLHDDYVSLQQVQPSHADSQNYSMSYFNGQGNLQNGEVSSHSQCGGYGYNNLDNGSPTSDITNYIPRTSQNISQTGPPQELESHISQRQPPQQTPSPPIATYKWMQVKRGNQTKIGPSAMNRDISFSPWGGECYISSQKINDYGFAGQPNTGRTNFTNKQLTELEKEFHFNKYLTRARRIEIAAALGLNETQVKIWFQNRRMKQKKRMKEGLVQNNNTAADTNGQCTQLQDDSTTSED, encoded by the exons ATGAATTCTACAGGCGACTACACCTTGTGTAATCTGGACACTCGGACCTATTCCACAAATTACCAACACGATCAGGTTGTCTGCGGGAACGGATACGGGTATCAAAACGTAAACAATGGTTTGATGGACACAGGACAGATCGGATACACAGGAAACCATGTACATAATACGCAAAATGGACCTACAATACACGATGTCCCGGGACAGACTTTACATAGACTTTCGCCAGTTGACCCAAGTCAAAATCATCACATTTCTTCATATAGTCAAACCATGATACCAGACTTACACGACGATTATGTCAGTTTACAGCAAGTACAACCGAGCCATGCGGACTCACAAAATTATTCTATGTCATATTTTAACGGACAGGGAAATTTACAAAATGGGGAAGTTTCAAGTCACAGCCAGTGTGGTGGTTACGGCTATAATAACTTGGACAACGGCTCCCCAACTAGTGATATCACCAATTACATTCCCAGAACTAGCCAAAATATTTCTCAAACGGGTCCGCCGCAAGAACTGGAAAGTCACATATCACAACGGCAGCCTCCGCAACAAACGCCAAGTCCGCCTATAGCCACGTATAAATGGATGCAAGTAAAGCgaggaaatcaaacaaaaatag GACCATCTGCAATGAACAGGGATATCTCAT tttctcCGTGGGGAGGTGAGTGCTACATTTCTT CACAAAAAATCAACGACTATGGCTTTGCCGGACAGCCGAATACGGGAAGGACCAATTTTACAAACAAACAACTTACGGAACTGGAGAAAGAATTTCATTTTAATAAATATCTCACGCGGGCACGGCGGATAGAAATCGCCGCCGCACTAGGACTAAATGAAACCCAAGTAAAAATATGGTTTCAAAATCGGCGGATGAAGCAAAAGAAACGGATGAAGGAGGGATTGGTGCAAAATAATAACACTGCCGCAGACACTAATGGCCAATGTACACAACTTCAGGATGATTCGACAACGAGCGAAGACTAG